The following are encoded together in the Lathyrus oleraceus cultivar Zhongwan6 chromosome 3, CAAS_Psat_ZW6_1.0, whole genome shotgun sequence genome:
- the LOC127130089 gene encoding uncharacterized protein LOC127130089: MMNHDDEASSSSLRPFNPPTFFHSDILNHGVPPPTTALSYEEQDMVNASSWLTLSLPQPSPQPLPFENRPLTPSLSPPNATKVLETPPTIQPPFPWATLKPATVHTINHLLYHLNINTISGTLECKSCKFQQTDFRFDLHEKFEKVSNFIKENKSGMFERAPDAWMKPVLPNCQSCRKKNTMHPLIGKEEEINWLFLFLGEMIGCCNLEHLKYFCKHANIHRTGAKNRLVYQTYLGLCKQLQPQEPF, from the coding sequence ATGATGAACCATGATGATGAAGCATCTTCATCATCCCTTAGACCTTTTAACCCACCAACATTCTTTCATTCAGACATTTTAAACCATGGTGTTCCTCCTCCTACTACTGCACTTTCATATGAAGAACAAGATATGGTGAATGCATCATCATGGCTTACACTTTCACTACCACAACCATCACCTCAGCCCTTACCGTTTGAAAACAGACCATTAACACCTTCACTTTCTCCTCCTAATGCTACCAAGGTGCTCGAAACTCCTCCAACTATTCAACCACCATTCCCATGGGCAACTTTAAAGCCCGCCACCGTTCACACTATCAATCACTTGTTATATCATTTGAATATAAACACTATTTCAGGTACTCTTGAATGCAAATCATGTAAGTTTCAACAAACTGATTTTCGTTTTGATCTGCATGAAAAGTTTGAGAAGGTGTCCAACTTCATCAAGGAGAACAAGTCTGGGATGTTTGAACGTGCACCGGATGCATGGATGAAACCCGTGTTGCCAAACTGCCAGAGTTGCCGGAAAAAAAACACAATGCATCCATtgattggaaaggaagaagaGATCAATTGGCTGTTTTTGTTTTTGGGTGAGATGATAGGTTGTTGCAATCTTGAGCATTTGAAGTATTTTTGCAAACATGCTAATATTCATAGAACAGGTGCCAAAAATAGATTGGTATATCAAACATATTTGGGTTTATGCAAACAACTCCAACCACAAGAACCGTTTTAA